The Roseibium sp. Sym1 nucleotide sequence GGGTCAGTGCCTTCTCACTGACCGAAACAGTGTTCGGCTTTGCCGGGGCCGGTCAGGGCTCGGGGCGGACGATCATACGCTACCGGGTCGAATGGCGCGGGTTCGGGCAGGCCGAAACGCAGACCGTGCCCATGGACGTCGCGCCGCCCGGGCAGGGACGCACTTCACTTGATTCAAAACAATGAAATCACCGCCGCGGTAGGCACACTTGGAATTGCCGGTACAGAAAGCGCAGGGACGCGTTCAGCCGGATCAGTTTCGGCGGTGTCAAAACTCCGCAGCGGTTCGACGAGAGGCGTAAGCAGATGGTGAGCCAACATCCAAGACTATCCAGGCGGCAACTTCTGGTAACAGGGGCCGCGGCCGCCGCGACCGCCGGCATGGGGGTGCCGGCCGCGCGCGCGCAAACCGTTGTTGAAGGCCGGGATCTGAGAAAAGACAAACGGCCCGTGCTTTATCCGGACGGCCCCAAGTTCGGGTGTTACGACCCTTATGGTGACTTCACCGACGACCGCCGGGTTGCGACCGAACACCTGTTCCTGCCCTGGGAAGATGTCGATCTGGCGGGTCTGCCCGAAGCCGACGCCTATGCGCTTGAGCGAAACCGCAAGATCCTGGTGACCATCGAGCCCTGGTCCTGGGCCCTGGACTGGAACGTTTCCCAGGGGCAGCTTCGCGATCTGATCATTTCCGGTCAAAGGGATGCCAACCTGAGGGCGATCCTGAGTGTCTTGCAGGGGTTCCAAAGCCCGATCACGATCCGCTGGGCCCAGGAAATGGACAACCCCTTTATCCGGTTTCCGTGGTCCAAATGGGCACCGGAAGACTATATCGCCGCGTTCCGGCGGGTTTCCGCGATCGTGCGGGAAATGCTGCCGGGAGCGCAGATGATGTGGTCCCCGAGGGGGGAAAAGGATCTGCAGGATTATTATCCAGGCGATGAACATCTGGATCTGGTCGGTCTGACCGTTCTCGGGCTGGAGCGCTATGACGAGATCGAATATGGTGCAACGAGAAGTTTTGCCGAGTCGGTGCAACAGGGCTACGAACTGACGGTGGACTACGGAAAACCCATCTGGGTGGCCGAACTCGCCTACGAAGGTGGCCTGGATTACGTGCGTGACTGGGTGATGGAGGCGGACCTGAACTACCCGGAATATCCGGAGCTCAAGGAAGTCGTCTATTTCAATGACAAGGAAGTCTGGGAATGGCCTTACGGACTGGGTCTGCCGGACTGGCGGGTGATCCGGGATCGTCCCTCCTATCCCAACAGACGCTAGAGGACCAACCGGAATGTTCAAATCGCTGACACGCGCCTTGGGTCTTGCGGTTCTTCTTTGCGCTGGCGGAGCAGTTCAGGCTGCCGAAAAGGTCGAGGACGAGAAAGACCCCGTTACCCTTGCGGCGGAAAGCGCCCGGCCGATGACCGTCGACGAACTCTTCCGCATCTACAACAACAGGACCTGGATCTGGGAGGACGGGGCCGGCTATTTCCAGGCCCACAAACGGCGCTTCATTTCCTGGGTCAGACGCGGCCGAACCGCCTCCTTCGGCGACGGCAACTGGTTCATGACCCAGGATGGGAGGATCTGCTTCCGGGCGAAATGGCACGCCACGGACGGCGCGGCCATTGCGACGACGTGTTTTCAGCATCGCACGGATGGCAGGAACAACTACCAGCGCAGCTGGCCGGACGGGGAGTGGTACATTTTCGCGCACACGCCCCGCAGGAGCGGCGACGAGATCAACAAGCTGAAAGCGGGAGACCAGGTCACGGCCAGCTTCGAGCGCAACAGACAATACATCGCCGAAAACGGTGTGCCGCAGGACTTCTGCTCGAGAAGGGACCCCTTAGTAAAAGCCTTTTGCAGCCTGTTTGGCGGTTGAGAACCAGCTGGAGGCTCCCGGAAGCCTCCAGTCTGGAGAACCAAGGCCGAGGGGCCAGTAATGGGGCTCCTTGTCGTTGAAATAGACAATCGCGCGCAGTTGCCGGAAATGCTCAGACGAGGACACGGTCTCAAACAGGTTCGAGAACCAGTTTTCGCGGTAGTCCGATTTACCGGAAACGCCAAGTTCCGCGATGATCACGGGCTTTCCGAACTGAGCGACGCGGTCGTATTTCTCGGTGAATGTGGAACTGAAATCGCGCCAGCCGCCGTAGTATTTCTCGTCCATCTTCTCCAGGCCCCAGAGCGATACGCCGACAAGGTCCACGACGTCGTCGCCGGGATAGTAATCAGCCAGGTTCTTCTCTCCTTTCGGAGACCAGACGAAGGAAACATTTTGCGCGACGGACTTGCAACTGCCGACAAAGTGGCGGAAGGCGGACTTGAAGCCTTCATTGTCCTTTCGCGCCCAGGGATAGCGGCCGGTCGGGTCCTCCATTTCATGACCCCAGCGCACCAGCACCGACCCGTCGAAACCGGCCAGTTCGCTGCAGACACGGGTGATTTCCTTCCGGAATTTTCCCGAGACGATGTCCTTGAAAAGGTGTTCGCCGCCGTCGCGCCAGTTGACTGCACGGGTATAGGGTTCGACCGTGACCATCATCTTGCGGGCATGCTGCGATGCGTAGTCGAGACGGCTGCGCAGGGCATCGACATCCAGAGCCTGCCAGTAGACGAACATGTGTTCGATATCGACGTCCCGCTCACCCTTGAAGGCCGAGTGGGGGTCATAGACACCGAAGGACATGCCGTTCCTGTCGAGAGCCTCGACAAAGGATTCCGCAGACCCGGACTGACCGGGGGCCTGTCCTGCCGTTTCCTTTGCCTGTGCCGGCCCATGGAGCGCCAGCGGCAGAAGAAGGGTCAGAATACTGCCTACTGTTCGCATGCGAGCCCCTTTGATCGACTGTCCTGGCTGCGTCTTGCCTGTCTTCACCGACGCGCCATTACCCTATGTGGGAATTTCTCCGGCAGCGATCAAGCAAATCGTCCGGTTCCCGGGCGGGGGGTATCGTCGAAACCGAATTAGTTCAGAGGATATTTAACAAGTCGGAAAGAAGTCCGGTTCAATCGAAATGTCAGCAAAGCTCTGACAGTGACAGGATCCAGAAAAATGCAATGCGACAACAGGACGGTACTGGTTGCGGGCGGGGCCGGCTATATCGGCGCCCACGCCTGCAAGGCCCTGAAGCAGGCCGGGTATACGCCGGTGGTCTATGACAACCTGGTGACGGGACATCGGTATGCCGTCAAGTGGGGCGCATTCGAACATGGTGACATTCTGGACCGCCGCCGGCTCGACGAGGTGATGCGCAAGCATGCGCCGGGCGCCGTGCTGCACTTCGCCGCTTATGCCTATGTAGGGGAATCGGTGGAGGATCCCGGGAAATATCATCGCAACAATGTTGCGGGCAGCCTGTCTCTGCTGGAAGCCTGCCGCGACCACGGCATTCCCCATTTCGTGTTTTCAAGCAGCTGCGCCGTCTACGGAGTGCCCGAGCAGGTTCCGATAAACGAGCAAACGCCGTCCTGTCCGATCAATCCCTACGGCTGGACCAAGTTCCATGTCGAGCAGATGCTGAAGGATTTCAGCGCGGCGCATGATCTTTCCTTCATGGCCTTGCGATACTTCAATGCCGCGGGAGCCGACCCGGAGGCCGAGATTGGCGAGGATCATGACCCCGAGACCCGGATCATCCCCCTGGCGATCCGGGCAAGCGAACCGTCCGGGCAGGTCTTCAAGGTGTTCGGAACCGACTACGACACGCCCGACGGGACCTGTATCCGGGATTACATACATGTGTCCGATCTTGCAGATGCGCATGTGCGTGCCTTGCAGGCGCTTCAGGACGGCGGAGGCTCTGCCTGCCTGAATCTCGGCACGGGCGAGGGAGCCTCGGTCCTGCAGGTTGCCCGTGCAGTGGAAGACGTCACGGGACGGGATGTGCGGCTGGAGTTTGCCGAAAGGCGGCCCGGGGACCCTGCCGTGCTTGTTGCCGATGCCGGTCGGGCCAAGGAGCGTCTGGGCTGGCAGCCGCGCTTCCGCGATCTGGCCGACATTGTCCGGACTGCCTATCGCTGGCATGGTACAAAGTGACGCAGCGAAATGTTTTGTGCATTATGCCGGAAATTTCGAACTATTGAAAATAGGCTTTGTTAATCTCTGGGGAGGACCATGAACGGGTCATCTTCAAAAGGAGCTTGCGACCGATGAAATCTATCAAGATCAAGAGTGAACGCTCCGGTTCGCCTGCCACCAAGAGATCCGTATCGATGGTCTGCGCGTTGAGTATCGGCCTTCTTGTCGGTGCCGCACCGACCAGCGCTCTCGCTGAATCGGGTGTGAACAAGGGCGTCAATGTCGGCACCGTGCTGCGCAAACTTGCGAAGAAACCGACCAAGGCCCGCTACGCGACCAACGCTCGGTCACCCTATGTCTGCACATTCACGGGTTTCGGCAAAAAGGGCGGCTGTTACCGCCGGGCCAGTCAGTAATCACCAGGCGTTTTCGCGATCAGGCGGCTGACAGGCGCACTGTTCGCACTGTTCTCGATTTTCATGGAACATTGCCCCGGCAGACAGGTGTCTTCCGGGGCAATTTCATTCAGGACCGAGGTTTCAGGTTTTCCGGGTCGTAGAGCGGCGCGTAGCCGACACC carries:
- a CDS encoding glycoside hydrolase family 26 protein — protein: MVSQHPRLSRRQLLVTGAAAAATAGMGVPAARAQTVVEGRDLRKDKRPVLYPDGPKFGCYDPYGDFTDDRRVATEHLFLPWEDVDLAGLPEADAYALERNRKILVTIEPWSWALDWNVSQGQLRDLIISGQRDANLRAILSVLQGFQSPITIRWAQEMDNPFIRFPWSKWAPEDYIAAFRRVSAIVREMLPGAQMMWSPRGEKDLQDYYPGDEHLDLVGLTVLGLERYDEIEYGATRSFAESVQQGYELTVDYGKPIWVAELAYEGGLDYVRDWVMEADLNYPEYPELKEVVYFNDKEVWEWPYGLGLPDWRVIRDRPSYPNRR
- a CDS encoding DUF995 domain-containing protein, whose amino-acid sequence is MFKSLTRALGLAVLLCAGGAVQAAEKVEDEKDPVTLAAESARPMTVDELFRIYNNRTWIWEDGAGYFQAHKRRFISWVRRGRTASFGDGNWFMTQDGRICFRAKWHATDGAAIATTCFQHRTDGRNNYQRSWPDGEWYIFAHTPRRSGDEINKLKAGDQVTASFERNRQYIAENGVPQDFCSRRDPLVKAFCSLFGG
- a CDS encoding glycoside hydrolase family 26 protein, which codes for MRTVGSILTLLLPLALHGPAQAKETAGQAPGQSGSAESFVEALDRNGMSFGVYDPHSAFKGERDVDIEHMFVYWQALDVDALRSRLDYASQHARKMMVTVEPYTRAVNWRDGGEHLFKDIVSGKFRKEITRVCSELAGFDGSVLVRWGHEMEDPTGRYPWARKDNEGFKSAFRHFVGSCKSVAQNVSFVWSPKGEKNLADYYPGDDVVDLVGVSLWGLEKMDEKYYGGWRDFSSTFTEKYDRVAQFGKPVIIAELGVSGKSDYRENWFSNLFETVSSSEHFRQLRAIVYFNDKEPHYWPLGLGSPDWRLPGASSWFSTAKQAAKGFY
- the galE gene encoding UDP-glucose 4-epimerase GalE gives rise to the protein MQCDNRTVLVAGGAGYIGAHACKALKQAGYTPVVYDNLVTGHRYAVKWGAFEHGDILDRRRLDEVMRKHAPGAVLHFAAYAYVGESVEDPGKYHRNNVAGSLSLLEACRDHGIPHFVFSSSCAVYGVPEQVPINEQTPSCPINPYGWTKFHVEQMLKDFSAAHDLSFMALRYFNAAGADPEAEIGEDHDPETRIIPLAIRASEPSGQVFKVFGTDYDTPDGTCIRDYIHVSDLADAHVRALQALQDGGGSACLNLGTGEGASVLQVARAVEDVTGRDVRLEFAERRPGDPAVLVADAGRAKERLGWQPRFRDLADIVRTAYRWHGTK